A stretch of DNA from Syngnathus acus chromosome 1, fSynAcu1.2, whole genome shotgun sequence:
GCTATTTTTAATGAAGCGTAGCCATGTCAAAAGTCACGTGAGCATCTTTCCGACAAAGAAGCATTAATCACGTTATCAGTGTAAAATCAAAttaggttgtgtgtgtgcgcaagtgtgcacacccctTCCTGTCATACAACAGCATCATTTTTCCCTCCATGACGAGTCTCCCATCTGGCCTCAGGGCTCGTTACTGAGATTTGTGTCCAGTCGAGCgtcttttgagatttttttggttttagaGTGAGAGACTTCATCATTATGAACATGTAattgagtgagagagagagagagagagagagagagagagagagagagagagagagagagagagagagagagagagagagattctatctatctatatttATACACACACCACAAAAGTGTTTACCTTGGTGAACGGAGGAGGAGGCCGGGTTGTTTTCCACATCTGCTTTCACGCTGTAAAAAATATGAGAGTTCACGTCTGTTCTagttgggagggggggggggcaagcaGATATGAAAGAGTCCAACTTGTGTGATCTTAAGCAGAATGAAGCCATTGTTTCTCTGAAGCAGTCAAGGTCGCCAGATTGGAAGCCATGCAGGCGGACAAACGCGCTAATTGATTCCCCTGCTctgcggtgtgtgtgtgtttacttaAGCGGAGGATTTCTGAGGAGTCAAAGTAAATAGATAAGTAACTTTTGTAAACATAAGCCCTCCTTCGCATACACTGCCATACGTACGTAGACATCATTTAATCTTTTTGTTAATAAATTGTGTCGTGCTCATTTGAGGAatagcttgtgtgtgtgtgtgtgtgtgtcagttcCTATGGTTCTTCCAAGTTCTTGTCAGCCGTAAATCCGCCAACACTCTTGAACTAACACTGCCGTAATGAGGTGATCCAAACAGCGGAGGAGACTTCTtagttttctgtgtgtgtgtgtgtgtcaactttaaatactattttaatgctgttatTGTAGACATATttgaaaaagtatattttataTGCCATTATTATTTCCCCAAACAAACTGActaattttttattatttttaatcaacacACATCGACTTATCTCGCCTATGTCGGCTCCCGTCTGTAGGTCCGCCACCATTTCCAGATGTTAAGCAACTCATTAAAACGTCTGGAAGCCGGGTCAATTAGCCTCGTGGTTGCCTCAAGTTAAAAAGATTTGTTGCGGAAAAGCAGTTCCATAAGAACCATTTGGTGAATGTATTGGAAAGTTTAGTGAGCCAGGTGGTAACCAGTCCAAACTTGGCATGACTAGACCTTGAAGCGGGCAACtatcgtattttccgcacaataaggcgcacctaaaaacctcaaattttctcaaaagccgacagtgcgccttataatcaggtgcgccttaaatatggaccaatattgagtcactacagcaggcgtgtccaaagtccggtccgcgggccaaatgtatatatcttatatatgggcaaagttttaaaatgggccattcattgaaggtgcgccttataatccagtgcgccttatatatagacaaaattttaaaatgggccattcattgaaggtgcgccttataatctggtgcgccttatagtgcggaaaatacggtagataaaaaaaacagcgatAGGAATCAAATCAATAACATTTTACAACAAAGAAGTGTCTAGTTTGCTTTTGGCATTTTTTGCTTACGGTAATATGAAGCTTTGGATTTCCTGATGTTGCCAAACACAGTTGGCTCAATagtagccaaaaaaaaaaaggtgtgccCACAAGCTTCTGCATTCCATTCGTGTTGATGACAAACAGCAAGTGGTTTCGATGTTAATTCCTTCGCCACCAATGGAGATAGGAAGCAGAACCGGTTGCACATTTTTCTTACACAATTGTATTTTGGAGCCATTTGGGGCCTTTAGTGGCTTTAGAGCTGTTCAGCCATAAAGTAACAGGATATTCCAATTTCGAGGGGGTGGGagtagatattttttttccccctccaaaaaGATGAAGTAATCTCCCTTCGGACACATGTCAGATGTAATTTATGGACtctgcttttgctttttagTACCTTCACTCCTTACTTTCCCCCTTTTGTCCCTCTTCTTCAGTCGATAACTTATTCCACATAACGGGAAAAGTTGAGCAACCTTTGTGTATATTTCAAGTTTACCTGTCACCCGAGTTCTTTAATCCTCCTAGCGCTCCTCGTCGGAATGCAGGACAAATAAACGACCTACATCTTCAGAGTCCAGCCACCTGCCGAGATTCTTCCACTTGAGTTCTTTTGATGCCTGGGCACCACTTGATGGAAAAGAAACGTAGCACAATAAAGTCAAAGAACAGCATTGAATTACACAtgagacacgcacacatatataatatataatatttaaattattcatatttataatattaataattgtaatattaatattacatatatataaaatatttaatattaatatttataatatatgtatatatatttataataaaacaGAAGACTTAGCTACCTACTCCTTTTCTATTGTCTACATTCTTTTCCCCCTATTTCTCACAAACAAAGGTTcatgtgggtgggtgggtctCACTGAGCGATGGATGCAGTGCATTGTGGGTAATTTAATCCAGCTGTGTCCGTTTGCCTGCTGCCCACCGTATTACATATTGACCTGCTTTGCTTCACGTCAACGGCCACATTGCTTCCACTGCTCTCCAAAAAGAAGCTGAAGAATGTGTCACtcacatttaattaaaaaaaaaaaaaaaaaactggcttTGTCGGTCTTCTTGGCAGAGTCTTGTCGTTGGGTTCGGTGATGTTGTCAGTCCTGaaagtcttaaaaaaaaccacaccCTTAAAATACCGATCAAGATATGACGTAGGACTAAAGTGGAATTCATATCAAGCTTGatgattcttttgttttgtcttgcagAGTTCCAAACCTGAAATGACCATGTGGCCTCATCTcgtgctcctcctcctctcctccagtCTGGTTTTTTCTTTCGAGTGTCCAGCAGATTGTACTTGTAGCAACCCGGACTCTATATTTTGCACCAGTCGACGGTCCAAAACCGTACCCCGGGTCCCGTCCAGCACCACAAACCTGTACATCTTCCACAACGGCATCAATACTTTGAGCCAAAACGACTTTGTGGGTCTCGGAGACTTGGATATGCTAGATCTGAGCCAGAATGAGCTGGGAGAGATTCCGGATGGTGTATTTAAGATGTTGTCCAAGCTGAAGAACTTGGACCTGTCCTCGAACCTCATTACTCACATTTCCAAAGAGAGCTTTTCTGGCTTGGTCCAGCTGGAGCGACTGTATCTCCACCAAAACCAAATCCAGAGCATCCAGAGAGAAGCTTTTGAAGGTTTAGAAATGCTACTGGAACTCAAGCTCCGAGGGAACAAACTCACATCCTTGCCGTCTCTTGATTTACCCAGGCTTCTGCTTCTAGACCTGAGTTCCAACAGCATCCCAACCTTGCATGTCTCGGACCTTCACACACCCCACTTAGAATCCCTTAGAATGGCTTCCATTGGGCTTCTCCATCTAGATGAAGATCTCGTAGTCTCCCTGGGGAACCTCCACGAGCTCGACATCTCCCTGAACCTATTAACGGAGGTTCCCCAGGCCCTAAAGATGGACTCCCTGAAGGGCTTGATCAAGCTCAACCTGGCCGCCAATCCATTGAGTGAGCTAAGAACCGAAGACTTTCAGAAACTCACCGGGCTCCAGGAATTAGATCTCAGTGGTCTAAATCTTCAGGGATTTCCCCTAGACTTTTTCCAGTCTTTCCCCAGACTTGTAAGTCTGGCAGCGGCTGAAAATCCATTCAATTGTTTGTGTCCCCTGGCTTCCTTTGTAGTATGGCTGAAAGAGAAGAATATCAATTTGGAGAGACTTCGGGAGACCAGATGCCACTTTCCTCTAGCTAATGCTGGGAAGATGCTATCAGTATTGGACCACACAGAATTTGGTTGTACACCAACGACAACAACTTTGCTGCCCATGTTGAGTACTCCGGCACCACAGGATCCTACCACATCCCAAGAAACGACCCACACCAATGCAATTCCTCCCCCGCCCCCAAGCGAACAAACCCTGGACTCAAAAACAGACCCGCTTCCATCGCAACTCCCTGCCCCCACCGTCGGGGAATACGACCAACACATCTGCCCACCAAACATCTGTCTCAATGGTGGCACTTGCAGTTTTGACCCAATAGGGCAACTGGGATGCCTGTGTCCTTCGGGAACATCTGGACTCTATTGTGAAAATGTCCACGATGTAACGGAAGCACCGAAACCTCGGCTAACGGAAGTGTCTGTTGAGGCTTCCACAGTTCTTGAGGATGTCATCAGCTCCCGTCAGGTGACCTCCACCGCCATCCTTCTTGATCTGCACCTCTTCATCAAGACACGGCCAAATATTCGCGGAATCAGGCTGACCTACCGCAATCTCTCGGGCCCCGACCGCCGCCCCATTATTTTGAGCGTGCCGGCAACCTACCCCGAGTACACTCTCCGTGGACTGAGACCCAACTGCACCTACTCGGTCTGTGCAAGTCCTCTCGGGGAGAGAATAACCACAAGGGCCAACAGTTCAGCTGA
This window harbors:
- the vasna gene encoding vasorin a, with the translated sequence MTMWPHLVLLLLSSSLVFSFECPADCTCSNPDSIFCTSRRSKTVPRVPSSTTNLYIFHNGINTLSQNDFVGLGDLDMLDLSQNELGEIPDGVFKMLSKLKNLDLSSNLITHISKESFSGLVQLERLYLHQNQIQSIQREAFEGLEMLLELKLRGNKLTSLPSLDLPRLLLLDLSSNSIPTLHVSDLHTPHLESLRMASIGLLHLDEDLVVSLGNLHELDISLNLLTEVPQALKMDSLKGLIKLNLAANPLSELRTEDFQKLTGLQELDLSGLNLQGFPLDFFQSFPRLVSLAAAENPFNCLCPLASFVVWLKEKNINLERLRETRCHFPLANAGKMLSVLDHTEFGCTPTTTTLLPMLSTPAPQDPTTSQETTHTNAIPPPPPSEQTLDSKTDPLPSQLPAPTVGEYDQHICPPNICLNGGTCSFDPIGQLGCLCPSGTSGLYCENVHDVTEAPKPRLTEVSVEASTVLEDVISSRQVTSTAILLDLHLFIKTRPNIRGIRLTYRNLSGPDRRPIILSVPATYPEYTLRGLRPNCTYSVCASPLGERITTRANSSAETGSCTEARTAGVPLTSLEPRAETQNSLTYTLIPALAALALVLGLAFLVGLIICLRIKKHNKAGMELELGPADLDDSSEVEGIKACPENRGNNPVAHKQTAIDHCGARQPHATTKMQQNGHFDYQVPLMQEHSSSNNNRSSLKPSYF